One genomic window of Dama dama isolate Ldn47 chromosome 7, ASM3311817v1, whole genome shotgun sequence includes the following:
- the NRSN1 gene encoding neurensin-1: MSSCSNVCGSRQAQAATEGGHQRYGVRSYLHQFYEDCTTSIWEYEDDFQIQRSPNRWSSVFWKVGLISGTVFVILGLTVLAVGFLVPPKIEAFGEANFVVVDTHAVQFNGALDMCKLAGAVLFCIGGTSMAGCLLMSVFAKSYSKEEKFLQQRFKERIADIKAHTQPITRAPGPGETKIPVTLSRVHNVQPLAAT, from the exons ATGAGTTCTTGCAGCAACGTCTGTGGGTCCAGGCAGGCACAGGCTGCTACCGAGGGCGGGCACCAGCGCTATGGAGTCCGGTCCTACCTGCACCAGTTTTATGAGGACTGTACCACTTCCATCTGGGAGTATGAGGATGATTTCCAGATCCAGAGATCACCCAACAGGTGGAGCTCAGTATTCTGGAAG GTCGGACTCATCTCGGGCACAGTCTTCGTGATTCTCGGATTGACTGTCCTGGCAGTGGGCTTTCTTGTGCCCCCCAAAATCGAAGCCTTTGGCGAGGCCAATTTCGTGGTGGTGGACACGCACGCTGTCCAGTTTAACGGAGCCCTTGACATGTGCAAGCTGGCGGGCGCCGTGCTGTTCTGCATCGGGGGCACGTCCATGGCAGGGTGCCTGCTGATGTCGGTGTTCGCAAAAAGCTACTCCAAAGAAGAGAAATTCCTTCAGCAAAGGTTTAAAGAGCGAATCGCAGACATCAAGGCCCACACTCAGCCCATCACAAGAGCTCCGGGCCCAGGAGAAACAAAGATACCAGTCACTTTGTCCAGGGTTCACAATGTCCAGCCCTTAGCGGCAACCTGA